TGTGATGATGCAAATGTTGTGGTGGTGAGCCACTTGTCGCAAACATGATATGACAACTTGAGCCGAGCTTGAATCCAAACCACTTGTTGGTTCATCGATACAAATCAAGTTTGGCATCCGAACCGATGTGAGTTCCAGAGCCAACGCCAAACGTTTCCTTTGGCCACCGGAACAATTTTGCACATAAGTGTCTTTCGTATCAGCCAGATCTAATTCTTTGAGAATTTTCATGGCGATCGCTTCGTggttcaaattttcattttctgatGCATTTTTTAACATTGATGCATAAATCAGACTCTGCTTGGCTGTCAAACCGGGTAACAAATGGCCTGAAACTTCTTGTGTAAGATAACAAACACGTATGGGGGTAAATTTACTGAGGAAGAATTTAGTTGTATCGCTCATTCGAGTTTTGGATTTTCCGATTAAAATATTTAGCAGTGAAGTTTTGCCGGCTCCAGATGGTCCCATCAATGCATTAAGGGTTCCAAAACGGAATTGaccattcaaattttttagaATTTGCTTCGAAtcctttctttcattttgtatCGTTCGAATttcatatattgattttgtaCCAAACAAAGTAAGCGATCGCcatgcaacaacaatcttATGGCGAGCAAAATGTTCAAAACCAAGTTcatcttcttttttgattctaaCAGTTTTAGATAAATCAACTGCTTCTTCTTTCTGGTCAGTTAGCTTTCCATAATCAATACATTTGATTGCATCAGAAATTGAAGctttgacaaaattttttgatcgaAAGATTGAACTGAAATGGTATACCATCAAAACGAATACAAGAAGACGAATAATgagaatgttgatgatcatgaaataTGAATCACTATACACTGTATCCACATTAACTCCAAAATCTTCGAGTACGAATGAAATTGTCGTCTCATCATCGCAACGATCCAGTCCATACATTGTGTACATCAACCCATTGGAAACGGTCTTGAACGATAAAGTTTCGGAAATTCGTAGAAAAATTGAAGGTAAAGTTTTCATCTTATAAGGATTGAACATGAAACCcgtaaaaaattgttgacaaAGTACAATAATATATGAAGATACGACCGATACTTCAACTTTACCAAGAAAGATCAAACATAAAATATAACCGATGCTTTGCTGATAGCAATTATTTAACCAagtaaaatataaataatgaccaaatcgattccaattcatttgataattgtCAACATATAGATGATCAACAGAGAAATATGCAACTGTGCCAATAAAAACGGACATAATAgtcaattggaaaaaacgTACAACGATAAATGCCCAATAGAATGTACCAAGACCATACCATTCtgtaatttcaaatgatgatcattttattattattatgattagtTTTTAAAGTAGGACAAACTTACGATTACGATGTTCATTTCGAAATACTTTTAATATGGGATCGAAGAACATACTACTGATAGAAACTATGCTCATTCCGAATAgtataatgaaaaaccattgattcatttcataatcatcagcCAATGCTTCAGCGTATAATTTATCACGACAGGTAACATTTCGAGCACTTTCATCcgattcgaatgaataacAAGTTTCAGCATGAGtcattttcgattcaaaaaaCGTTGTGACCAACATGATTACTAGAAAATAATATAGAAATTGCATTAAAAAGCTTTTATATTCGGCTATGAATGATATTCTGAATATCCGATGAAATTGTAAGATTAGGTCTCCCCAACAGAAACGTTTGCGTCCTTGCCGGACACCATTCTTTaagaattttaaatcatcaaccaaTGGATCCAATTGAGCATGTTGTTCAATCAAGGTTGAATCGGTTAATTTTCGAACAATTTCACTTCCAATAGCTAATGAAAAGGTTTTTCTTAGAGTTATCCATTTATCTAGATTTAATGATTCTATTTCATACCTTCACAAGCGATATCAAGATATTCTTCAATGGGTGGCTTCTCCGTGTCGAATTCATCgtcgattttttgtttcaaattgttACGCAAGTCATTTGGTGGTCCGGAATAGATGCAAACACCTCCTTTGGCAAGAACAAATACTTTGTCGAATAAGCTCATAATGTCTGAGTTGGGGGTATGTATTGAAACCAGAATAGTCAATCGATTATTACCAGCTAATTTTCGTAAACATTCCATAACAAGTAGAGCAGCATTACTATCAAGGCCGGTTGTTGGTTCATCGACGAACAAAAAAGTCGGCTTTTCCAATGACATCAATTCCTGAGCGATGGCAATACGTCGTTGTTCTCCGCCAGAACATTTCTCGAAATGATTATCCAATATGGTTTTATCGAGTAAAAGTTCATTCAACACTGAAAGTATATGctgattcattcgattccaTTGGCTCATAGGATTCTTGAAACGAAATGCATAGTGAAGTATTTCTCGAACTGTCATTCGAGCAATGATGGTTTCGTGAACATGTTGCTCGACAAATCGAATAATTGGCGTTTGATTACGTTCTGCACGATTCAGATAAATCTCGGAGTCCGAAGTGATACCACTACGAAGTGTACCATTCAAGCAGTTGAGCATTGTAGTTTTACCTGCTCCACTTGGACCCAGAAACGCATTCATACTGCCATAAGTGACATGGCCATTCAAACGTTTcagaatggatttttttccactaccGAACCAACCACTCACTTCATACGATAAATTTCGCCATGCCAATGATATATTCTGGGTCGATGATGAACTATCGTCATTTCTATTTcgtaattcaaattcaatagaTTCAACAAATCCATCATTGGAATATTggacatcattatttttgtcgTCCATAATCACTGTATGTAACAATGTTGATTAACCATAAACAAATAACGGAtaatttcacaatttttgCATCATTTAAACAAATATTTACTGGTGCGAtggaattttaaaaatgtttcattcattcctaaaacagaaaaaacaaatccaaaaaaaaatcacgcTGTATTCACAGATCGCATTTTTTGTGAATATAAGACACACatagatagagagagagagagatatgAACTGATAATGAACagtgaataaattaaatcaaacaacaagaaaaaaaatgaatgaatgaataaaggAATGAAAGATTTTTTGTACTCAAAAATAAAGTTGTGCCAAAAAATGTCCTTGAATGTTTTACGTGcacacagacacaaacaaacacgcACAAACGTACCTTTCTGATGTTCAACAAATGCAgaatgaataacaacaaaaaatgttgagagaatgaagaatttgttgttgaaatgaatcgaaatcaggaaaaaaaaaacaacacgcGCATGaagatttgttgttgctatcgCTTACCATTcatgattgataatgatagatggttttgaatgtttttcattagaaaaaaaaacttgtttcaAAAGTTTAGTATGAGGGTTATATATATGTACGaaagatgttgatgattcgatgatcaatgattggaTGGCCATCAATTTGAGTTGTGTTTGGCTTTTTAAAACTAAAATTGCAATGCTGAACTTTTTTAGCAACTCGATTGCTGATAATTTTTATggcaaaagttttttttttatcaaaaaattttactgattttttttatttggttttgattatgatggtaaAAGGactcaacaaaaaaaaaatttcgttcgTAGGTCTAATGAACTTTTTTCCCCAATTCaatcttgtgtgtgtgtgtattcaaaCGGTTGTCGAAAGGGATGTCCACATTTTGAAGGAAATCCTGTAATAAAATATTACCAGtacaacataaaaaaaatcaaatcaaatcaaaaggaaatcatcattttcatattttcagTGCAAAGATACAACatatccaatcaatcaatcgaacaTGTGACAAACTataatttgttcattgaCTTGATCGGACAACAGATGGCAGCACGGtctttgttaattttttttgttttgaaatatttgaatacAATTTTGGCgcaaattaataatgatgacgatcaaaaatcaataaaaatcaaacgtttgtttgttgataaagtaaaatcatttatattatatatcaatttatatatttatatttatatataaaatacatcaattcaagagaaaaaaaaatttttatgataagaaaattataaatgtttgtgtgtgtgtgtgtgttggtttgtttgttggttggttggttgcaATGTTGTAAAAGTAAAatctttttgaattgaagaaaaattgaggATGCAATGATTTCGAAGAAggcaaattgaaaaatttgtgaaAGAAGAAATAAAGAATACCATAAAACattgagagagagacagagaaACTAGATGAAATCATTGGCCAAGCCATTTTTCTCAATTGAtacatgaaaatcaaattctttcatttccagatggagggaaaaaaaatatcgttaaagaatgtttgaataatgataataataataataataataataatagaaaaaaatttacaaaataaatgaaattctttttttttatccgtgaaaaaaaaaacaggaaagaaattaaaatcatttataattgaaatgGATGTTATTAAtgtgattttgttttcagcAAATTCATgtgatgataacaatgataatcgattgggaaaaaaaatgatttttagagagagagagagagagagagagaaaaaaaacaaaacaaaaccaaaagaaatgattgttgttgctgttgatttggttgttgttgtagttgtggttgttgttgttgttgttgggcATCGCATTTATGGCAGTTATATacgcgtgtgtgtgtgtgtgatgaacATATGAATAGATCAATTCTGTTTgctgaatcaaatgaatgaatgtatatgaatatgaatatgaatatgaatatgaattgtaaattgttaaatattaatcaataaGGTATATAAATGGTATTCAAGTGTATATaatattcataaaaaaaaattttgaaatttataaatgaagACTGTACAATAAGCTGTGTGTAATAGAGCTATAATAATGTAATaatgtatatatgtgtgttgtgtatatttgtaattgtaaaattatttgtcgtgcatcatcacaacaacaacaacaacaacaacaacaacaacaacaacaatgacaacgacgacaacaacaacaatagtgaaaatgacaattatcaacaaacaatttgtatttgtaaaatgatgaatatgaaagaaaaaaaaagtaaaaatcaatcaatcaattgtgtgtttatgtgtgtgtgtgtgataggTGTGTGATAGGTGTTTTGGGTGTTTTAAATGTGagataatagtaataatgtGATGTGATTTATATATAGCAGTGAGACAGTTATAGAGAATAAtgaagagaagaaaaaaaaacaaaaactcaataaatgaatgaatgaatcaacgTCAAAACAGTGGGTATATATGTAAgtaaaatgggaaaaaattggtagtgaaagaaattattgagaaaagaaaaaaatattcagattctttttctcttctaatgtcatttattcattttcgagatttttttttatgtttgtttgtttgttgaaaaattcccagaattaaaaattaaaaaaaaagactagCACAAGTGtgaaatgaatgtgtgtgtgtgtgatcattgaattcaaagtaaaatttatcatatcatttgttgttgttgttgttgttgctggatAAAGTAAATAGAGCGactaagaaaaaaacaaattattaggTTTTTataagacaaaaaaaaatgtggggCAGTTTTATGTTAGCacattggtgatgatgatgatgattcttgcAGTGATGGTCatggtggtgatgaagatttttgtgcaatcaattaaaatatGAAAGATCGAGaatagagaaagagagagaggcAAAAAAATATCAGATAATCAGGATATATAATCacgaaaaaatattgatgatgatgatgatttttttttttggaaaaaaagttgtatTTGTAGCTgctcgttttttgttttgttttgtatcgcaaaaaaattgagatttttttcaattgttttgttttggtttttggtcATCAATTCGAACCAATACCAGATCCGGAAGCAAGAATTGGTGTCGGTGTCGTTGTTGGTGGCTGTGTATTATTTGTAGAATTTGTACCATtcgttaatgatgatgatgatgatgttgttgttgtttgtgaattattcaattgatttgatacAGATacagatggtgatgatgatagattattcattattgttgaattattattattattaccaatctgtgatcgatgatgattcgataatgatgaatgatg
This window of the Dermatophagoides farinae isolate YC_2012a chromosome 3, ASM2471394v1, whole genome shotgun sequence genome carries:
- the LOC124495078 gene encoding uncharacterized protein LOC124495078 isoform X3; its protein translation is MDDKNNDVQYSNDGFVESIEFELRNRNDDSSSSTQNISLAWRNLSYEVSGWFGSGKKSILKRLNGHVTYGSMNAFLGPSGAGKTTMLNCLNGTLRSGITSDSEIYLNRAERNQTPIIRFVEQHVHETIIARMTVREILHYAFRFKNPMSQWNRMNQHILSVLNELLLDKTILDNHFEKCSGGEQRRIAIAQELMSLEKPTFLFVDEPTTGLDSNAALLVMECLRKLAGNNRLTILVSIHTPNSDIMSLFDKVFVLAKGGVCIYSGPPNDLRNNLKQKIDDEFDTEKPPIEEYLDIACEAIGSEIVRKLTDSTLIEQHAQLDPLVDDLKFLKNGVRQGRKRFCWGDLILQFHRIFRISFIAEYKSFLMQFLYYFLVIMLVTTFFESKMTHAETCYSFESDESARNVTCRDKLYAEALADDYEMNQWFFIILFGMSIVSISSMFFDPILKVFRNEHRNQWYGLGTFYWAFIVVRFFQLTIMSVFIGTVAYFSVDHLYVDNYQMNWNRFGHYLYFTWLNNCYQQSIGYILCLIFLGKVEVSVVSSYIIVLCQQFFTGFMFNPYKMKTLPSIFLRISETLSFKTVSNGLMYTMYGLDRCDDETTISFVLEDFGVNVDTVYSDSYFMIINILIIRLLVFVLMVYHFSSIFRSKNFVKASISDAIKCIDYGKLTDQKEEAVDLSKTVRIKKEDELGFEHFARHKIVVAWRSLTLFGTKSIYEIRTIQNERKDSKQILKNLNGQFRFGTLNALMGPSGAGKTSLLNILIGKSKTRMSDTTKFFLSKFTPIRVCYLTQEVSGHLLPGLTAKQSLIYASMLKNASENENLNHEAIAMKILKELDLADTKDTYVQNCSGGQRKRLALALELTSVRMPNLICIDEPTSGLDSSSAQVVISCLRQVAHHHNICIITSIHQPTAEVFSMFDQVYVLAKGGVCVYSGPPSDMRQHLTKVSDRMDQDDIFPVEELIKYSCLSYDDPSVQDLVRLTNERILNDNLILLNETVPVLDGIPTNRNRFSLKSVWVLILRYAFYVRGYLWQLLCIMYCLYLGFGSALNIVFDHNMIYYDGCVDLLDDFNNTCNQTQDKDDEDFDLKASFIYAAFTNNMLFFLFLLQASIMFSKEIIFFRNEHQNGWYSTGVFYTMKLFTEIVPLIPAIIILAYINDIFEPIRPGMYWWMLFYLIINALVAQALGHLIAILTLGNFIALIIAMPAVEVISLLLGNIATPVRRLHYIFQFLSYFAPTRFGLEAILLLQYGFERCRKKEVQKILLKLKMEDNEHEFHETYFLSTIIMLIFNMLFYRIIAILVLLIKTNRYENRRRRAMRIADSHQKLKPVNVIIPGLQCHHEMTIKQFKV